The window GCAAACGCCTCCAACACCCGCCGCACCAGCAGTTGGTAGTTTGTGGACAGACCCCGCTCGGTCGCCAGGTGGAGGATGAAGCCGTCAATCAGTTCCTGCATTACCCCCCCAGCATCGCACGGATTTGCGCGTCACGAGAATGACAAAATTCTTGCCCTCCGGCACCGGGGGCGGCAATGGTGGCCCATTATGGCCTCCTATAACAAAGTCATGCTCATCGGCAATCTGACCCGCGACCCCGAAGTGCGCTACACGCCCAAGGGCAGCGCAGTTTGCGACATCGGTCTCGCCGTGAACCGCGTGTACACCTCCGACAGTGGTGAAAAGGTGGAGGAAGTCACTTTCGTGGATGTCGTCCTCTGGTCCAAGATGGCTGAACTCGCTGGCAAATATCTCCACAAAGGCCGCCCAGTCTTCATCGAAGGCCGCCTGCAAATGGACTCCTGGGAGGACAAGCAGACCGGCCAGAAGCGCACCCGCATGCGCGTCGTGGGCGAGCAGATGCAGTTCCTCGGCAGCCCCGGCGGTGACCGCGCAGGCGGCGGCGGTGGTGGCGATGATGAAGGCGGTTACTCCGGTGGTGGCGGCGGCGGTGGCTATTCTGGCGGAGGAGGTGGCGGCGGCGGTTACAATCGCCCTCAGCAGCGTCCCCAGCAGCGCCCCGCTCCCCAGCAGCAGCGTCCTCAGCAACGCCCCGCTCCGGCTCCTCAGCCGCAGCACGATGACTTCGGTGAAGGCCCCATCACCGACGGCATGGAAGACGACGACATTCCGTTTTGATTCCCACCGCAGGTGAAATAGCCCTGCGCGTTTGGAAGAGACCCTGCTTCCAGGTCGTAATCTGCGACCGCGTGAATCGCCTTGTCTCCAGTCTTGTTGGCTCCCTTGCAGTCGTTGCCGGGTCCTCGGTGTTTGCCGCCGATGCCGTTTCCTTCCGCAATGACGTCATGGCTGCCATCTCCAAGGCAGGCTGCAATTTGGGCACCTGCCATGGAAATGCGACTGGCAAAGGCGGCTTCAAGCTCTCCCTACGCGGCCAGGACCCTGAACTTGATTTCAAAGCGCTCGCCCGCGAAAGCTCGGGCCGCCGCGTGGATGTTTTCTCTCCGGAGCGCAGCCTCATTTTGGTCAAGGGCGCCAACCAGATCGCTCATGAAGGTGGCAAGCGTCTCGACCCAAAAAACTGGGAGTACCAGGTGCTGCGCTCGTGGATCGCTGCCGGTCTGCCGCGCGATGAAAAAACAGCTCCTCAGGTCACCCAGCTCACCGTCTCGCCCGCGGAGCTCGTGCTGGATGAGCCTCAGGACAAAATGCAGATCTCCGTCAAGGCCACCTTCTCAGACGGCACTCAGCGCGATGTCACCGAGCGCGCCATTTACGAGCCTCTGCAAAACGGCCTCGTCGAGGTCAGCCGCAGCGGCCTTGTCAAACGCCTCCAGTTTGGCGAGCCCGCCATCCTCGTGCGCTTCCTCAATCAATCGGCACCCGTTCGCCTCACCTTCGTAAAGAGCAACGCTGCCTTCGCTTGGAGCAACCCGCCGCGCGGCAACTACATCGACACCCACGTCTTCAGCAAGCTCAAGACCCTGCGCATGAACCCCAGTGGCCTGTGCAGCGACGAGGTCTTTCTCCGCCGCGCCTGGCTCGACCTCTGCGGCATGATACCACCTGCAGATGAAGCCCGTGCCTTTGCGGCCGACAAGGCTCGCGACAAACGCTCCCGCCTGATCGACCGCCTCATGGCGCGCCCCGAATTCGCCGACTACTGGACGCTCAAGTGGTCCGATGTACTCAAGGTCGAATCCCGCACGCTCGACACCAAAGGCACAAAGGCATTCCACAGCTGGATCCGCAGCTGCATCTCGCAGAACCGTCCCATCAATGAAATGGTGCGTGCTCTCATCGCCTCTCGTGGCAGCACCTACCACGAGCCCGAGTCCAACTTCTACCGCGCCAACCGCACGCCCGAACTCCGCGCCACTACGGCGGCCCAGGTCTTCCTCGGCACACGCCTCCAGTGCGCTCAATGCCACAACCACCCCTTCGACCGCTGGACGCAGGACGACTACTACAACTGGTCCGCCGTCTTCGCCAAGGTGGACTACAAGATCCTCGAAGAAATCAAACCCAGGGACAAGAACGACAAGCATGAGTTCAACGGCGAACAGCTCGTCTTCCTCAACGCCAAGCTGAACATCACCAACCCGCGCACCGGAGACACCGCCAAAGCCCGCTTCCTCGGCGCTGAAATGCCCAGCCTCTTCGAAAAGGAAGATGAACTGCAGGCCGCTGCCAAATGGCTCACCAGCGCCCAGCATCCGCTCTTTGCCAAAGCCCAGGCCAACCGCATCTGGTACCACCTCATGGGCCGCGGCCTCGTCGATCCCGTCGATGACATGCGCCTCACCAATCCCGCCAGCCATCCGCAGCTTCTCGATGCGCTCGCCCAGGACCTCGTCCGCAGCGGCTTTGACCTACGCCACATCGTGCGCACCATCATGCTCAGCCACACCTACCAGCTGGAGAGCACGCCTAACGAGACCAACGCCACCGACCTCACCAACTACTCCCACCACCTGCCGCGCCGCCTCACCGCCGAGCAGCTCATGGACTCCCTCTACGGCGCGCTCCGTGTCAGCCCGCAGTTCAAGGACTGGGATCGTGGCCTACGTGCTGGCCAGATTCCTGGGCCCGCCAATGGCCGTGGCAGCCCCGACCCCATGTCTCCCGAGGCCTTCCTCGTCCAGTTTGGACGCCCCAAGCGCGAGCTTGCTTGCGAGTGCGAACGCGGCACCGACACCTCTCTCGGTCAGATCTTCCAGTTCATCAGCGGCCCGGTGGTTAGCAGCGTGGTCTCGCAGAAGTACAACCGCCTCGGCTCTCTCATCAAAAATCCTGACAACGCCGCCGTCACCCGTGACCTCTATTGGGCCCTGCTCACCCGCGCTCCCACACCGGACGAAAGCAAAGTCATCGAATCCCTCCTCGCCTCCGCCAAGGACCGACGCCTCGCCTTGGAGGACATCACCTGGAGCCTGGTGAACGCCAAGGAGTTTCTGCTTTGCCGTTAAACACGCCTTGTTCTACCCTCGCCGGTCTATGACCGACGAATTCAAGGATCGCATTTTTCAGGGGGCCCGCCGCATGGTCATCTGGGGAGAGTCCCGTGCCGATGTCCTTCATCGCCTGGAGGTCAATGGTATTCCAAGTGACGAGGCGCAGCAAATGTACGAGCGCGCGCTCGCAGAACGGGTCTCCACGCTCAGAACTGATGCCATCAAACAAACGGTTCAGGGACTCGGCCTGCTGCTGGCTGCCTTCTATCTTTTCAACCGGCTCGCCGAGGGGTCTGGTGCCATTTCCCAGCACGGTGTCGCAGCCATATTGCTGACCGGATTCTTGGGTGCTTGGCGATTTTTCAAAGGCATCTTCGGCTATCTCCTCGCTCGTTCTCGTGAGGGTTCCCTCTCAGACCATGACGACGACGATAAGGAATAAGACGCAGGTCTCTCATCAAGGCATGAACCTGTTCCTGCATGACAAATTCTGCCCCTCGTGGCATATCATGCCATGAGTTCGATCCGCCAACATCTCACTCTCCTTATGGTCGGCATGCTCACCGCAGCCGTGTTGTCTTCTTGCACCGGAGGCAGTCTCAGCCGCCTCAGAAACGTGCGCACCGGAGCCATCGGCATTGGCCCTACCGGCAGCCATCCTGAAGATCGGCAGCTGCCTCATCTCAAGCCAGAGTCCTCAGAGGAACTCCGAGTTCATCTCGCCGTTCAGCGTGGCGTGGAGCGTGCCTTGGATGACAGTCGTGCCTTCAGCTACATCCCCTTCACTCAGATGCAGCAGGTGCCCCGTCACCTCACGCCCTTCAATGAGCGTTCCGAAGTCAAAAAATTCGCCACCATCAATCATCTCACTGCGGTCGTTCGCGTCTGGGTCACACCCGATTTCACCAACCAGAGCGTCACCGTCGGCATCCTCACCCACAACCGCAGTGGCAAGCCCGTCGCCACCAGTCTCTCCGAAGCTCCTGGTCCTGTTCCCCCTCTGAAAAATCCCACCGCCCGCTCTTCCCTTTCCACCTGGGAAAAGACCGCCCGTGAGGCCACCCAAAAAGCCCTCGCCAAAGTGCGCGGCTAAAAGGCTCTGCTGCCTGCGCGTGATTACCGTGAGATCATCCCTCCTCCCAACGTAAAAAAGCGCTCTCATGAAACCAACCCTCTTCCTCGCCCTCTTTGCCAGCACGTCCCTGCTAGCCCAGACCGCCGCCCCCAAGGCGCCTACCGCCCCAGCCCCCAATACTACACCAGCCAAGCCCAAAGGCCCCACCATTCCCGCAGATGCCCAGTGGCATGATGTCACCACATGGGGTGTCGAAGGCCGTGGCTGGGAAGACCAGGAACGCAAGCGCTGGTTCGACCGCTTCCCCGCCAAGGCGGAAAAAACCGTCACTCCCGCCGTGTGGGGCCTCAGTCGCGACAGCGCGGGCATGATGGTTCGCTTCAAGACAGACGCCAAAGCCATCTACTGCCGCTACGATCTTTCCAAGGCCAACCTCGCTCTCCCCGCCATGCCTGCCACTGGCGTCAGCGGGCTCGACCTCTACGCACGCGATGCCAAAGGCAAGTGGCGCTGGGTCGCCTGCCCCAAGCCCGACAAGCAACACGTCGAAACCGTGATGATCGGCGACATCACCCCTGGCGAGCACGAATTCGCCGCCTATCTGCCGCTCTACAACGGCGTCGAAAAACTCGAGATCGGCGTCCCTGCTGGCGCAAAGTTTGAAGGCCTTGCCCCGCGCCAGAAACCCATTGTCTTCTACGGCACCTCCATCACCCATGGTGCCAATGCCTCACGTCCCGGCATGGTGCACACCGCCATCCTCGGTCGTCATCTGGACCGCCCGGTCATGAACCTCGGCTTCTCCGGCAATGGCAAGATGGACGCCGCAGTGGGAGACCTCCTCAACGAACTCGACCCCGCCGCCATCGTCATCGACTGCCTCCCCAACATGGGCCCCGCAGACGTCACCGCCAAATGCGGGCCGCTCGTCAAGCAGCTCCGCTCCAAGCACACCACCATACC is drawn from Prosthecobacter vanneervenii and contains these coding sequences:
- a CDS encoding single-stranded DNA-binding protein; its protein translation is MASYNKVMLIGNLTRDPEVRYTPKGSAVCDIGLAVNRVYTSDSGEKVEEVTFVDVVLWSKMAELAGKYLHKGRPVFIEGRLQMDSWEDKQTGQKRTRMRVVGEQMQFLGSPGGDRAGGGGGGDDEGGYSGGGGGGGYSGGGGGGGGYNRPQQRPQQRPAPQQQRPQQRPAPAPQPQHDDFGEGPITDGMEDDDIPF
- a CDS encoding DUF1549 domain-containing protein, which translates into the protein MNRLVSSLVGSLAVVAGSSVFAADAVSFRNDVMAAISKAGCNLGTCHGNATGKGGFKLSLRGQDPELDFKALARESSGRRVDVFSPERSLILVKGANQIAHEGGKRLDPKNWEYQVLRSWIAAGLPRDEKTAPQVTQLTVSPAELVLDEPQDKMQISVKATFSDGTQRDVTERAIYEPLQNGLVEVSRSGLVKRLQFGEPAILVRFLNQSAPVRLTFVKSNAAFAWSNPPRGNYIDTHVFSKLKTLRMNPSGLCSDEVFLRRAWLDLCGMIPPADEARAFAADKARDKRSRLIDRLMARPEFADYWTLKWSDVLKVESRTLDTKGTKAFHSWIRSCISQNRPINEMVRALIASRGSTYHEPESNFYRANRTPELRATTAAQVFLGTRLQCAQCHNHPFDRWTQDDYYNWSAVFAKVDYKILEEIKPRDKNDKHEFNGEQLVFLNAKLNITNPRTGDTAKARFLGAEMPSLFEKEDELQAAAKWLTSAQHPLFAKAQANRIWYHLMGRGLVDPVDDMRLTNPASHPQLLDALAQDLVRSGFDLRHIVRTIMLSHTYQLESTPNETNATDLTNYSHHLPRRLTAEQLMDSLYGALRVSPQFKDWDRGLRAGQIPGPANGRGSPDPMSPEAFLVQFGRPKRELACECERGTDTSLGQIFQFISGPVVSSVVSQKYNRLGSLIKNPDNAAVTRDLYWALLTRAPTPDESKVIESLLASAKDRRLALEDITWSLVNAKEFLLCR
- a CDS encoding SGNH/GDSL hydrolase family protein — protein: MKPTLFLALFASTSLLAQTAAPKAPTAPAPNTTPAKPKGPTIPADAQWHDVTTWGVEGRGWEDQERKRWFDRFPAKAEKTVTPAVWGLSRDSAGMMVRFKTDAKAIYCRYDLSKANLALPAMPATGVSGLDLYARDAKGKWRWVACPKPDKQHVETVMIGDITPGEHEFAAYLPLYNGVEKLEIGVPAGAKFEGLAPRQKPIVFYGTSITHGANASRPGMVHTAILGRHLDRPVMNLGFSGNGKMDAAVGDLLNELDPAAIVIDCLPNMGPADVTAKCGPLVKQLRSKHTTIPIILVEDRRFTNSWITPGKAKFHDDNHAALKAAYEQLKKEKVANLHYIGGDALYGTDAEGSNDASHGTDLGFLRQAEIFEPVLRKALK